In the Cellvibrio sp. KY-GH-1 genome, TGCGCGAACACTATTTGCGACACACGGATTTTACCGCCCTGGGCCTAGCCTTTGACGCGGAAACGTCAGGCACCGCGTTTCGCCTTTACGCACCTTTCATTCGCCAAAAAAACCAGGCAGCCGCCATTGAACGGCTAGATAGCTTCTATGACTATCTAGCAAATCAGGATGCAGCGGATGTGCGGGCTAATCCAGAAGCCTGGTATACCCACGCGCAGCAGCGTGAACGCCAATGGCTTGAACCTTTTTATGAAGCGGCGCTGGGTCAGTATGTTATTCGCTACACAGCGCCAATCTATAACGCGCAGCAGCAAAAAATCGGTTTGGTATTTGTAGACACCGAGTTGGAGTGGCTACACGATCAAATAGAAAAATACGATATCAAAGATAACAACTATCTGAGCCTGGAATCGGCGCAAGGCAAAGAGCTATACCACAGCTTCAAAGGAATAGCTGAAATCATTCTGCAATTTTCCCAGCCCGCGCCTGTGCATACCAAAACGCAAAGCACAGTGAATGTATTAACGGACGAGCCTGCCTGGCAACATAACTACCCTATTGCTGCGACCCAATGGCAACTGCACAGTGTTATTTCCAAATCCACCATTGCCGATTTGGCGACTACAAAAGACAACGCGCAGGCGATGGCGAGTGTCGAACAACTGCATAAATTAACGACCAATGATCGTATTGATTGGGTGGTGTTGGTGGTGGTGTTGGCAATGTTGATATTTAGTTGTGTGCGTTTGCGACGCAAGCGCACCAGCAAAGTACAGCTGTGGGTTGATACGGCTATTTATACAATTATTTTATTTTCCGGGGTGATTTCAATTTGGATATTGGAATACGGCACAGTTGCACCGGGCAACTCCATCATCCTTGCGAATCAAGCGATAATCCAAAAATTTGAACGCGATAACGCCCAACGCGCACTGATCGCGCACAACGACGCGCCTGTCTATGTGCCGGTGGGATTATTTATTCAATCGATTGAATTCCTTAGCGCGAGTAACGTGAATGTTACCGGCTATGTTTGGCATCGCTATCAGGAAGGCCAGGAATCCGACTATGAAGTTGGCACAGTCTTTCCTGAAGCCATTGAAACCAATATCAATTTGGCCTACGAAAAAACGGTCAATGGCGAAACCCTAAAAGGCTGGTACTTTGAAACCACGCTGCGTGAAAATTTCAATCCGGATCGCTTTCCATTGGATCGCCAATCGGTGTGGATCAGGCTTTGGCATGAAAAAATCGGCGACAATATCGTCCTGGTACCTGACCTGAAAGCCTACAACAGCTTAAATACGCGTTCCTTGCCCGGCATTGAAAAAGATTTTGTGCTGGCTGGTTGGTCGCTGTTCCGCTCCTATTTTGAAGTGCGTGAAAACCAATACAACACGCGCCTGGGGATTGCGAGCAGCGCGCCCGGAGGCGTGGTGCCAGAGCTGTATTTCAATGTGGAAATCATGCGCAACTTTATCAATCCATTTCTGGCGCACCTGTTTCCGCTGTTTGTGGTTGTGCTTATGCTCTATGCCATCGTTATTACCATGTCGACCGATGAGGAGAAAAAAGATTTCCTCGGCTTTAATGCGGCGGGTGTGGTCGCCTCCTGCTCGGCACTCTTCTTCGTGGCATTAATTTCGCACGTACAATTGCGCAACGAGTTAGCGGCCAATTCAGTGGTGTATCTGGAGTATTTTTATCTAATCACTTATGTACTGATATTGTTGATCACATTGAACGCGGTGTTGTTGTCGCTGAAAGTCAAATTTGCATTTATCCAGTTCCATGACAATTTATTGCCTAAACTGATTTACTGGCCGGCCATATCCGGCGCATTATTTATTTGCACCGTCTGGGCATTCCGTCATTAAACAGTGCGTTGAACAAACAACAGATTATTAACCTGAACGTTTTTTACAATTAATCACATCACCAGGAAAACCCCGGGAGAACACCATGGCCTTCAGCATTCGCCAGGCTGCCAGCGCAAAAGAGTCCGGGCAGGACGTGGCGGCCAAACCCGGGCCTCCTTTATTTAACGATCAGCGCGCTTCAACCGGTGTGCAATTAAAACAACAAGAGTTGTTACGCACCGCGCAGGTTCCCGCTCAACTGACGGTGATTCCAGGAACAGTAGCCTACGTACCAAGCAGCGGGCGTGCAGGTACATCGAAATTGGCATATATCTGTGATGGTTATGATTACGGGAAACAGAATGAACCTGCGGATAGTGCAACTTCGACTATGCCGATGAGAGATGAGATAGCCTCCACCTATATAAAAACACATCCCAATGATCCTTTTGCCATGCACTTGGTAAATGGTCGACTCGGTGGTAGCGGGGCTGATACCGAAAATCTTGCCTGGGGACCCAGTGAGTTAAACAGAAAACATTACAACAACTGGGAAAATGACCGGCAGATGGAGGTACAAAGTCGGAGCGGGGAAAGAGTGGATGTTAGCGTACAAGCAACTTATCACTCAAATGACACGAACACCCCCGCAGGCTATTACCTCAAACGCCTGGATTGTACCCACGAAATAGACGGCGATTCAAAAACGGTAGGAATAGAGATTGGCGAACCGGTAGAAGATGACGAGGAATGGAAACCGAATAAGAAGAAAAAGCGCAAACACGCGTTACCCGATACTACCAAACCGTCAAAAAAGCACAGCGGGATAAAAAAGAAAAACTCGTCGAAAGAAAAAAAGGAAAAGAAAAAAGAAGACGAAAAGAAAAAGAAGAGATTTTATGGGCGTTAGCAAAGCCGATATATTTTGAATGAGCAAGTTTATATAGAAACGTGCCTGTTGCACGAGTTTCTAACATTAACCAGATCACCAGGGAAATCCCGGGAGAACACCATGGCCTTCACCACTCGTCAGGCTGCCAGCGAGCAAAAATCTGCCCAGGAAGCGGCGGCAAAACCCAGCGCACAATTGTTTAGCGATCAGCGTGCTTCCACCAGCGTGCAGTTGAAACAACAGCAATTAATGCAGACTGCACAGCTTGCGGCAGAAGAGGAAGAGCCGTTGCAAGGCAAATTTGAAACGGCGCAGCTTGCCGCAGAAGAGGAAGAGCCTCTGCAAGGAAAATTCGCCACGGCGCAATTAGCCGGGATGGAAGAAGAAGTACCTATGCAAGGAAAATTTGCAACTGCACAACTGGCCGCCCTGGAAGAAGAGCCGCTACAGGGAAAATTTGTGGCGCAACGCGCAGAGGAAGAGGAACCATTGCAGGGAAAGTTTGAATCGCCTGCACCAGCGCAGCGCGAACAAAAACCGAATAACACCGGTATGCCGGACAATTTGAAATCCGGTATCGAAAATCTATCCGGCTATTCCATGGACGATGTAAAAGTCCATTACAACTCAGACAAGCCGGCACAATTAAATGCCCACGCCTATGCACAGGGAACGGACATTCACGTCGCTCCGGGACAAGAGCAACATCTACCCCACGAAGCCTGGCATGTTGTGCAACAAAAACAGGGCCGCGTACAAGCCACTATGCAAATGAAAGCCGGTGTACCGGTAAACGACGATGCAGGCTTGGAAAATGAAGCGGATGTGATGGGGGCAAAGGCTGTTGAGCAGCAAACGTTAGCAGTCCAGAGTGCGCCCTTTTCGCTAAAAGCGCTTTCCAAAAGCGGCCCGAAGCAATTGATGTCCGTTAGAACCGTGAACAAAGTGCCTACTGTCGAGTTATCTAAGCACTTGGTCCCCCTGGCGAATCAAGAAGCATGGGCAACGAGTAAAGCAAAACCAAAAACAACGTTCATTTCCGACAGCGCCGAGGTTGTTGCAGCGGTGAACACAAGTACACATGATTTCACTGCTGCTACCGCAGTAATGGAATATAAAGAAATTAAACCGACAATAACGACGACCCAATATGAAAAAACTCCTGCGGGTGACGGTCCAGGTAAGCCGGTAACGCGTACGTTGGATGCGGCTCCTCGAGAATGTGTAGTGGGTGTTACCAAAAAAGCCGGCGTAGATGAAATTGTAATTAATCACTTAGCGAACGTGTAAATACGGATCTAATTAAGCGAGCTAATTTATGACTTACATCAGAAAAAATATAGCGACGAATAATGATACTAATAGTAGTAAACCCGTTGCCCAATCCAACGCGGGGTTTGCCGATAGACGTCAGTCTACTGAGGAGCAAATTGCTCAGCGGCAAATGATTCAAAATTCGAATGTTCATCAACGAATAGTAAGTAAATTAGGTTCAACTACGCCAACGGTACAACTGGTACCGCAGTATAGTTCTGGATTGACCAGATCAGTTACCGTTACAGGAAACTCAAAAACGAAAAGTTTTGAAGAATGCACTTACAATTCTGTGGAGTATTCGGCCGGCGATAATCTACTGACTACCGGCACCGGTACGGAAACGCCGGCCAACTGGGCTACATGGTTAGTCAACAAAAAAGGCGGGAATAATGCCTCGCAACTGCATGTAGTTAATCGACGTTGGGGTGGATTAGGTGGCCGTAATGATAAGAATATAGTTCCTGGTTCGCCTGCCGAGAATAGTCATCACCTACATGAAGCCGAAAAGGAGTTTGATAAATGCTTCAGCGCTGGAAAAGCTATCAATAACTGTAAATATGAATGTACGGTTGCGCCAAAATATGGACAAGCGGTTAATGTAACCGGTGGCCCGGTGGATTATGGCGATCCAACCATTACTGTGAGCATCACTGATAACGGCGTGAAAAAGGCATACCCTGTGACCGATGGTGCAGACGGTCTCACGTTTAAAGAAGGCACCTAATGTACATCCAAGGGAACTAAAATGAAAAAGCTAGTAAGTCATTTATTGAGTGCGGGTGTATTTTTTTTAATATTGGCTTATGTGATTCCATTTTGTGTTTCCTTAGGCGCGTGGGCATCTGATTTTCCATCAGATTGGGAACCGTGGTACTACCGTGTAGGATTTTTCATGGCTATAGGTCTTTCCGCTGCGATAGTTTACACAGGATCGAAAAGCTTCCTGGAGAGCATGTTGGGGAACATGTTTATAAGAAAATCGTTACTGAAATCATTCGATCACGATATATTTGATGGCGATATTATGAAAATCGCTGAAGACCATTCGGTTGCAAAAAACTTAACCCGCACTGAATCATTAATAGCTGTTGGTAAGGAAATACAGTGGCTATTAAGATCAAATACTAAAAAAAACCAAGATTTGGCCTTAGCAATACTAAGCTCGCAGGCGAATAAAGAGAAATTAAAAAATGAATTGAAAGTTGAGCGTATTAACTCGGAATCCGATATCTATATAGCTTCGTCGGAGGTCTATATGCCAACATGTGAAGATGATGGATTGACAGGAAGGCTTGAGTTAGGAGTTGACCACTTATTCTTCTATGCGTCTGATGAAAATTATAGGTCCGTTATACTATCGAAAGTGGGAAAAGATGCTGGATATAAA is a window encoding:
- a CDS encoding DUF4157 domain-containing protein, whose product is MAFTTRQAASEQKSAQEAAAKPSAQLFSDQRASTSVQLKQQQLMQTAQLAAEEEEPLQGKFETAQLAAEEEEPLQGKFATAQLAGMEEEVPMQGKFATAQLAALEEEPLQGKFVAQRAEEEEPLQGKFESPAPAQREQKPNNTGMPDNLKSGIENLSGYSMDDVKVHYNSDKPAQLNAHAYAQGTDIHVAPGQEQHLPHEAWHVVQQKQGRVQATMQMKAGVPVNDDAGLENEADVMGAKAVEQQTLAVQSAPFSLKALSKSGPKQLMSVRTVNKVPTVELSKHLVPLANQEAWATSKAKPKTTFISDSAEVVAAVNTSTHDFTAATAVMEYKEIKPTITTTQYEKTPAGDGPGKPVTRTLDAAPRECVVGVTKKAGVDEIVINHLANV
- a CDS encoding DNA/RNA non-specific endonuclease; this translates as MAFSIRQAASAKESGQDVAAKPGPPLFNDQRASTGVQLKQQELLRTAQVPAQLTVIPGTVAYVPSSGRAGTSKLAYICDGYDYGKQNEPADSATSTMPMRDEIASTYIKTHPNDPFAMHLVNGRLGGSGADTENLAWGPSELNRKHYNNWENDRQMEVQSRSGERVDVSVQATYHSNDTNTPAGYYLKRLDCTHEIDGDSKTVGIEIGEPVEDDEEWKPNKKKKRKHALPDTTKPSKKHSGIKKKNSSKEKKEKKKEDEKKKKRFYGR